Within Halorubrum lacusprofundi ATCC 49239, the genomic segment GAGACCAAAGCCGAGGAGTACACCACCGAACTCGACAGTCGCGGCCTCGACGCGACGGTGGCGGGCGCCGAGAACGAGACCGCCGCCGCTGCGGCCCGAGTCATCGTACTCGCGGTCCCACCGTACCACGTCGGCGACACCGTCGAGGCGATCGCCGATACGCTCGACGAGGGTGACGTGCTCGTCTCGCCCGCGACCGGGATGAAACGCGACGACGAAGGCTTTCACTACCACCGGCCCGGCGCCGGCTCAGTGACGCGGATCGCCGCGGACGCTGCACCCGATGGGGTCGACGTCGTGGGTGCGTTCCACAACCTCGCGGCCGCTCGCCTCGCGAACCTCGACGCCGACCTCGGGATCGACACGCTCGTGATCGGTGACGACGAGGACGCGAAGGGGACCGTGATCGACGTCGCCGAGGGAATCGAGGGACTGCGTGCGCTCGACGCCGGAGGCATCGCCAACGCGCCGGAAATCGAGGGACTCACGCCGCTTCTAATCAACGTCGCCGAGAACAACGACGGGCTCAACGACCTCGGGATCAAGTTTACATAACCCGAGGCCGGCGACCGTTCCGTTAGGCCTTTGCGCGACCGGTCCCTCCGGGCGATAGATGGAGTACCTGGAGCGCCGGGTCGCGCTGGCCGAGGACCGGCTGGAGGCCGTTATCGACGAGGTCGAGCCCGATGAGCTGTCCGAAGAGGTCGGCCACGTCGTCCTCGCCGGCGGCAAGCGGGTCCGCCCCGCCGTGACGATCCTCGCCTGCGAGGCGTTCGACGGCGACCCCGACGCAGCCGTCGACTTCGCGGCCGGGATCGAGTTCGTTCACAACGCGTCGCTCGTGATCGACGACATTATCGACCGATCTGAGGTGCGCCGCGGCACGCCGTCGGCGTGGGCTGAGTACGGCTACGGCCCGGCGATCATCGCCAGCGACGGACTCCTCGGCGAGGCGTTCGCGCTCTTCTCTGCCGACCCTCGCGCGATGCGGACCGTCGCCGAGGCGCTGGTCGAACTCGGGGAGGGCGAGGCCACCGAGCTGGCCGCCCGCCCCACCACCGAGGCGGAGTACATGGAGCTCGCCCGTCGGAAGACCGGCGCGCTGTTCCGAGCGGCCGCCGAGCTGGGCGCGATCGCCGGCGGTGCCGATTCCCACGCGGTCGACTCGTTCGGCGAGTACGCCGAGCGCGTCGGCGTCGCCTTCCAGATGCGCGACGACGTGCTCGACGCGACCGCGGACGCCGACGATCTCGGCAAACCGACAGGGCAGGACGCAGAGATGGACCGCCCCTCGGTCCTGCAGGTCACATCGCTGTCGCCGGAAGAAATCGACGAGCGGGCCCGCGAGCAGTCCGAACTCGCCTTAGCTGCACTCGACGACGCCGACCCGCCGGAGACGGAGGCGATCGAGTACCTTCGGGATCTCGCGGAGTTCGTCGTCGTCCGCGAGCGGTAGGGAGGGAGAGAGGACGACCCGCCTAGGCGCCTCCGGTGTCCTGCGGCGGGAACAACGGGGTCGGGTCCTCGTGGTCGAACTCGATGCGCTCGTCCCCGGAGAGTGCGTGGACATAGGTCGTCATCGCGTCGCCGGCGCGCACGCGACCCAGCATGCGGTCCGCCTCGGCGACCCGATAGTACAGCGGGAGACAGAGT encodes:
- a CDS encoding polyprenyl synthetase family protein, which translates into the protein MEYLERRVALAEDRLEAVIDEVEPDELSEEVGHVVLAGGKRVRPAVTILACEAFDGDPDAAVDFAAGIEFVHNASLVIDDIIDRSEVRRGTPSAWAEYGYGPAIIASDGLLGEAFALFSADPRAMRTVAEALVELGEGEATELAARPTTEAEYMELARRKTGALFRAAAELGAIAGGADSHAVDSFGEYAERVGVAFQMRDDVLDATADADDLGKPTGQDAEMDRPSVLQVTSLSPEEIDERAREQSELALAALDDADPPETEAIEYLRDLAEFVVVRER
- the npdG gene encoding NADPH-dependent F420 reductase; translated protein: MKIAILGGTGDIGQGLALRLAADTHHEVTIGSRDAERAETKAEEYTTELDSRGLDATVAGAENETAAAAARVIVLAVPPYHVGDTVEAIADTLDEGDVLVSPATGMKRDDEGFHYHRPGAGSVTRIAADAAPDGVDVVGAFHNLAAARLANLDADLGIDTLVIGDDEDAKGTVIDVAEGIEGLRALDAGGIANAPEIEGLTPLLINVAENNDGLNDLGIKFT